The following proteins are co-located in the Lentibacillus sp. JNUCC-1 genome:
- the narJ gene encoding nitrate reductase molybdenum cofactor assembly chaperone: MTQQHALKDQTLQPHEVQTILLIASRILSYPEAIDEMVETISESIDEQIDDPELKKELTRATQPLFVLPARDLRELYVNTFDLKSKLGLYLTAHEFGDSPKRGAALIKLQKIVNQTGFEREGEELADYIPMLLELLAVAPELREDTRLYRRLAVAMQFMIDNIAMENPYGEILRVLTRHIFPEPTEEDIKEIEFNREEADLEELPFPMMYQ, translated from the coding sequence ATGACCCAGCAGCATGCTTTAAAAGACCAAACACTTCAGCCGCATGAAGTCCAAACCATTCTTCTGATTGCTTCCCGGATACTCAGTTATCCGGAAGCAATCGATGAAATGGTAGAAACGATTAGTGAAAGCATCGACGAACAAATCGATGATCCTGAACTCAAAAAAGAACTGACACGTGCAACCCAACCTTTGTTTGTACTGCCAGCAAGAGATTTGCGCGAGTTGTATGTGAATACATTTGACTTAAAATCCAAGCTCGGGCTTTATTTAACCGCTCATGAATTTGGTGACAGCCCCAAGCGCGGCGCTGCTCTGATCAAACTGCAGAAAATCGTTAACCAGACTGGGTTTGAGCGTGAAGGTGAAGAACTTGCTGACTATATCCCTATGTTGCTGGAATTGCTCGCCGTTGCCCCTGAGCTTAGGGAAGATACCCGTCTGTACAGACGCTTAGCAGTAGCAATGCAATTCATGATCGACAACATCGCGATGGAAAATCCGTATGGGGAAATCCTGCGTGTGCTCACACGCCATATCTTCCCTGAACCAACAGAAGAAGACATAAAAGAAATTGAATTCAACCGGGAAGAAGCCGATCTTGAAGAACTCCCCTTCCCCATGATGTACCAGTAA
- a CDS encoding DUF2642 domain-containing protein, which yields MNGYYYPNTYGYPTMPQPPVDYTQNMKAYTEDEMRKHHGHNTKLNPIVQPEYVNHKAADYTGLKPVAQIPQPNRYVTNVDPVFLDHLSRHQGLEISVQTTAKEVKGTLNGVAIDHIEIGIGKNKALHIRLDQIVYFEGMAL from the coding sequence ATGAACGGTTATTATTATCCAAATACGTACGGGTACCCTACAATGCCTCAACCGCCTGTGGATTACACACAAAACATGAAAGCGTATACAGAAGACGAAATGCGCAAGCATCATGGACATAACACAAAGTTGAACCCTATTGTTCAGCCTGAGTATGTTAATCACAAAGCTGCGGACTACACAGGTCTTAAGCCTGTGGCCCAAATTCCCCAGCCCAATCGATATGTCACCAATGTCGATCCGGTATTTCTGGATCACTTGAGCCGGCATCAAGGATTGGAAATCAGTGTACAGACAACAGCAAAAGAAGTAAAAGGAACGTTAAACGGCGTGGCAATTGATCATATTGAAATAGGCATTGGCAAAAATAAAGCTTTGCATATCCGTCTTGATCAAATTGTTTATTTTGAAGGTATGGCTCTGTGA
- a CDS encoding Crp/Fnr family transcriptional regulator: protein MQTARRNEELISEDLHALLISLGTIRRVRSGDFLFSEGMPAEYIYMVKSGLLQIGKLSEDGKELTLRICQEGALVGELVLFSDDATYLLNAKALKESEVYSISKKELETAFMENSLLAFEFMKWASNHMRMFQYKIRDLLLHGKKGALYSTLIRLSNSYGIEQNGGILIDVPLTDTELASFAAATRESANRMLNDLRSRSIVATDDSGKIFIKDLQYLRKQIGCEDCPLVICHID, encoded by the coding sequence TTGCAAACTGCCAGACGCAATGAAGAGTTGATTTCTGAAGACCTGCATGCATTATTAATATCCCTTGGAACGATTCGCCGTGTTCGCAGTGGAGACTTTCTGTTTAGTGAAGGGATGCCTGCTGAGTATATTTACATGGTGAAGTCAGGGCTCCTGCAAATAGGAAAACTCTCTGAAGATGGCAAAGAGTTAACCTTGCGCATCTGTCAGGAGGGGGCACTCGTTGGCGAATTGGTTCTATTCAGTGATGACGCTACATATTTGCTGAATGCAAAAGCACTAAAGGAAAGCGAAGTTTATTCAATCAGCAAAAAAGAGCTCGAAACAGCGTTCATGGAGAACAGCTTACTCGCCTTTGAGTTTATGAAATGGGCCAGCAATCATATGCGTATGTTTCAATATAAAATACGGGATCTTTTACTTCATGGAAAAAAGGGTGCGCTTTATTCAACATTGATTCGTTTATCAAACAGCTATGGAATTGAACAGAATGGGGGCATTCTGATCGATGTTCCTTTAACAGATACAGAGCTTGCTTCATTTGCTGCTGCAACCCGTGAAAGTGCTAATCGCATGCTGAATGATTTAAGAAGCCGATCGATTGTTGCAACAGACGATTCAGGAAAAATCTTTATAAAAGATCTTCAATACTTGCGGAAGCAAATTGGTTGTGAAGATTGTCCGCTTGTAATCTGCCACATTGATTGA
- a CDS encoding LLM class flavin-dependent oxidoreductase: MNSHTKEPLKLSVLDLATIYNEESATETLRQSTELVQLADKLGYTRYWFAEHHNTKHQVSTSPDLLSAHAAAVTDHIRIGSGGMMLPNHSPLKIVENFSILEALHPGRIDLGMGRAPGTDGLTALALRRSREAVEGNDSMELLQELLAYFTRNFPEDHPFANITPSPDPSLIPQLFMLGSSDGGMRIASQFGLSYAFAAQINPDWAVPVLRSYREQFQPSQFQETPYSILSIIVVCADTDEEAQYLAGPAELQWARWGTGQFKLPPPTLEEAAKHTYTPAEEKARQENSGRFIIGSTGKVKKALTELAAEAQADEVMVLNMITDQKARHHSYTLLADAFALRENT; encoded by the coding sequence ATGAATTCACATACAAAGGAACCGTTAAAATTATCTGTCCTTGATCTTGCAACGATATACAACGAAGAATCTGCAACTGAAACACTCAGACAATCCACTGAACTTGTTCAGCTGGCAGACAAGCTTGGCTATACACGGTATTGGTTTGCGGAACATCATAATACCAAACACCAAGTCAGCACATCCCCTGATTTGCTAAGTGCTCACGCAGCCGCAGTAACCGATCATATTCGGATTGGCTCAGGTGGCATGATGCTGCCAAATCACAGCCCTTTAAAAATTGTTGAGAACTTCTCGATTCTGGAAGCACTGCACCCTGGCAGAATTGACCTGGGTATGGGCAGAGCACCGGGGACAGACGGTCTTACAGCTCTTGCTTTAAGGCGTTCACGAGAAGCGGTTGAAGGAAATGACAGCATGGAGCTGCTTCAGGAATTGCTCGCTTATTTCACACGCAACTTCCCTGAGGATCATCCTTTCGCAAATATCACCCCGTCTCCGGATCCTTCTCTTATACCACAATTATTCATGCTGGGTTCAAGTGATGGCGGCATGCGCATTGCCTCGCAATTTGGCCTGAGCTATGCATTTGCCGCGCAAATTAACCCAGACTGGGCCGTCCCTGTCTTACGCAGTTACCGTGAGCAATTTCAGCCGTCCCAATTTCAGGAAACCCCTTATAGTATTTTGTCTATTATTGTTGTGTGTGCAGATACGGATGAGGAGGCACAATATCTCGCTGGACCAGCTGAACTCCAATGGGCTCGCTGGGGAACCGGCCAATTCAAACTTCCGCCGCCAACACTGGAAGAAGCTGCGAAACACACATACACACCTGCCGAAGAGAAAGCACGTCAGGAGAACAGTGGCCGTTTTATCATCGGCAGTACGGGAAAAGTTAAGAAAGCGCTGACTGAACTTGCGGCTGAGGCACAAGCGGATGAGGTTATGGTGCTGAATATGATTACAGACCAAAAAGCACGTCATCATTCATATACTTTACTTGCAGACGCGTTTGCTCTCAGGGAAAACACGTAA
- the narI gene encoding respiratory nitrate reductase subunit gamma: MADIFWWIIFPYITGLIMIVGLLYRFAYRQLSWAAPSTEFFEKKWLRLGSPLFHYGILMAVIGHAMGIIIPIGFYNALGISAHMYHLGAIIGGGIAGLMVVVGLVILLIRKIKIDPVRVHTSFADFFSVIALLFVAGTGTYMTIIYNTTVVSYEYRDTIGPWFRSLFMFQPKYELMTAIPFIFKVHVISAFGLFASIPFTHLVHFYALPVKYPTRAPQQYRSRAQYRQKKDGKMEIR, from the coding sequence ATGGCCGACATCTTCTGGTGGATTATCTTCCCCTACATCACTGGTCTGATTATGATCGTCGGGTTGTTATACCGCTTTGCATACAGACAACTGAGTTGGGCGGCCCCTTCCACTGAATTTTTTGAGAAAAAATGGCTTAGACTCGGCTCCCCTCTATTCCACTACGGCATCCTGATGGCTGTCATTGGGCATGCCATGGGGATTATAATTCCGATTGGTTTTTACAATGCGCTTGGTATTTCCGCTCATATGTATCATTTGGGAGCCATTATAGGTGGGGGAATCGCAGGCTTAATGGTTGTAGTCGGACTTGTCATTTTGTTGATTCGAAAAATCAAAATAGATCCAGTTCGGGTGCATACTTCTTTTGCTGACTTTTTCTCAGTAATCGCTCTTTTGTTTGTAGCCGGCACTGGAACCTATATGACAATCATCTACAACACGACCGTCGTATCATATGAATACCGCGACACAATCGGACCTTGGTTCAGAAGCTTGTTTATGTTCCAGCCAAAATACGAGCTGATGACTGCCATTCCGTTCATTTTCAAGGTGCACGTCATTTCTGCATTTGGGTTATTTGCATCCATTCCATTTACGCATCTTGTCCATTTCTATGCTCTACCAGTAAAGTATCCAACTCGAGCTCCGCAGCAATACCGATCTAGGGCTCAATACCGCCAGAAAAAAGACGGCAAAATGGAGATACGATAA
- the narH gene encoding nitrate reductase subunit beta, with the protein MRIKAQVAMVMHLDKCIGCHTCSVTCKNTWTNRPGTEYMWFNNVETRPGPGYPKQWEDTERFKGGWELKNGKLKLKAGGPIQKLANIFHNPDMATMDDYYEPWTYDYDHLIHSPKSENLPVARPKSQITGKFIDKPEWGSNWDDDLAGGSEIVPLDPNVQKLQDHISMQYEKTFMMYLPRICEHCLNPSCVASCPSGALYKRDEDGIVLVDQEACRGWRFCMSGCPYHKVYYNWATHKAEKCNFCYPRTEAGLPTICSETCVGRIRYIGVVLYDADKVKDAASVEDPQDLYEAQLGCFLDPFDPEIQEKAREHGINDSWIEAAQDSPVYKMAVKWKIALPLHPEYRTMPMVWYVPPLSPIMNHITNEDELSTDGYIPAVDQMRIPMEYLASILSAGDTEVIRNVLLKLTAMRVHMRGKTVGGIDEFRQSDLVKEAGTTPEEIEDMARLLGVAKYNERFVIPTGRREMDGEKDLYYSQGACSLEDIAPREGAAATFAYERGMR; encoded by the coding sequence TTGAGAATTAAGGCACAAGTCGCAATGGTGATGCACCTTGACAAATGTATTGGTTGTCACACATGCTCTGTCACATGTAAGAATACTTGGACTAATCGTCCTGGAACGGAATACATGTGGTTCAACAACGTCGAAACGCGCCCAGGACCTGGCTATCCGAAGCAATGGGAAGATACTGAACGATTTAAAGGCGGCTGGGAGCTTAAAAATGGCAAGTTGAAACTAAAAGCCGGCGGTCCGATTCAAAAGCTCGCCAACATATTCCATAATCCGGATATGGCGACAATGGACGACTACTATGAACCATGGACATATGACTATGACCACTTGATTCACAGTCCCAAATCTGAAAATCTGCCTGTTGCCCGGCCGAAATCTCAGATTACCGGGAAGTTTATCGACAAGCCTGAGTGGGGCTCCAACTGGGACGACGACCTTGCCGGGGGTAGTGAAATTGTACCCCTTGACCCGAACGTTCAGAAATTGCAGGATCATATTTCCATGCAATACGAAAAGACATTTATGATGTATCTACCAAGAATCTGCGAGCACTGCCTGAACCCATCCTGTGTCGCATCGTGCCCATCAGGTGCTCTGTATAAACGGGATGAAGACGGCATCGTGCTTGTGGATCAGGAAGCCTGTCGTGGCTGGCGCTTCTGCATGAGCGGCTGCCCATATCACAAAGTCTATTACAACTGGGCTACACACAAAGCAGAGAAATGTAACTTCTGCTACCCAAGAACTGAAGCTGGACTGCCTACCATCTGTTCTGAAACGTGTGTTGGTCGTATTCGCTATATCGGAGTCGTGCTGTACGACGCAGATAAAGTCAAAGATGCGGCATCAGTTGAAGATCCACAAGATTTGTATGAAGCTCAGCTTGGCTGTTTCTTGGATCCATTTGATCCGGAAATTCAGGAAAAAGCACGTGAGCATGGCATCAACGACTCTTGGATTGAAGCTGCCCAGGATTCACCTGTTTATAAAATGGCTGTCAAGTGGAAAATCGCTCTCCCATTGCATCCGGAATACCGGACAATGCCAATGGTATGGTATGTGCCACCTCTTAGCCCGATCATGAATCATATTACCAATGAAGACGAATTAAGCACAGACGGCTATATTCCAGCCGTTGATCAAATGCGTATCCCGATGGAATATCTCGCCAGCATTCTTTCTGCCGGTGACACAGAAGTTATTCGTAATGTGTTGTTAAAACTGACTGCCATGCGCGTGCATATGCGCGGAAAAACAGTTGGCGGTATCGATGAGTTCAGACAAAGTGATCTTGTGAAAGAAGCAGGCACAACGCCTGAAGAAATTGAAGACATGGCACGGCTTCTCGGTGTGGCCAAGTACAACGAACGCTTCGTCATACCGACCGGACGCCGTGAAATGGATGGTGAAAAAGACTTGTATTACAGCCAAGGCGCATGCAGTCTCGAAGACATTGCACCGCGTGAAGGCGCTGCGGCCACCTTTGCATATGAAAGGGGTATGCGGTAA
- a CDS encoding hemerythrin domain-containing protein, with product MAKKRGIKRHDSLQPLSRHHMIGLHVALKLKRAGTEQSRLTNEEIIQDLKAFWEPDGQNHFREEEEILLPAYAAYTDINQPEIVNMLLEHVIIRSKIKQVLEIEKFDITAMQTLGELLEKHIRTEERVIFPMIEQALPEDKLIELAPFLH from the coding sequence ATGGCTAAAAAAAGAGGTATTAAACGTCATGATTCTTTGCAGCCCTTGTCACGACACCATATGATTGGACTGCATGTTGCTTTGAAGCTGAAACGTGCAGGCACCGAACAAAGCCGTTTAACAAACGAGGAAATTATACAGGATCTTAAAGCATTCTGGGAGCCGGATGGGCAAAATCATTTCCGCGAAGAAGAAGAGATTTTGCTGCCGGCGTATGCTGCATATACAGATATCAATCAGCCGGAAATTGTAAATATGCTGCTCGAACACGTGATCATCCGTTCGAAAATCAAACAGGTTCTTGAAATCGAGAAATTCGATATTACTGCCATGCAAACGTTGGGGGAACTGTTGGAAAAACATATCCGAACGGAAGAACGCGTCATATTTCCAATGATCGAACAAGCACTTCCCGAGGACAAATTGATTGAACTCGCACCATTTCTCCACTAA